The genome window gtgacATCTTAGTCCCAAACGGATCAaccaattttgataatattaatttattacttttttattataaaccaattttgatttagttttttttgtttgaaatctgaattagtctggagtgttcttaaccatgagTGATGGAAATCAATCCACTATGTAGGgagtttttacaatatttaattacaCTACAATTGAAGggatgtttacaaaaacaacataactgaCTACACTGGTTGACACCTGTCACAATCAAAAATGTTGATCTAAAAGTGTCAACCGCTCTAAgcagttatgttgtttttgtaaatatcCCTTCAATTGAAAGCTAACTTCTTAATTtgtcatttaaaatatattttaacttactatcataattatttttgtgacttaccCCTCTATTAGAGTAGTGTGCTGAATCAGCCACAGATCGCACATGGACCTTGCTATCAGAGATAAAGCAATGAGTGCCATGAAGCCACTTTCCTTCGACCAAATCCCTGGCACCATAACCTTCCATAATGCCTTCAGTTCAGCAAAAAACCTGGCATCCACTTGTGCTTTAGGCGACCTTTTATGCCTTTCCTTTATCATGTACTGAATCTGCTCTTCGGGCGATAAACGACCTGGTCTAATTCGTTTACTTTGACTGCAAAATACAACGTTAAATTCTCTTTATTCGCAGTCTCTTAGGTTCAACGATATCATAACACTTGACTATCATGTCAACAATAAAATGGAAAACCACTTAACTAACATCACATTGTCGGTCTCACCTTGATTGGAGCGAGTTTTTAATCGCCCAAGCTCCGATTGCAGCGGAGGCTGCGAGAGCGATTTTAACATCGGTCCTACTTGTGATTTTACTGAAATTCGGCGCCATGTTTAATAGGAAAAAATTAACACTTTAATTTCTAAAAAGTATCATCTATGTCTAATAAACTTTCATCAAGTACGCAGCACTACAATTGTGTGCTCATCGCACCTCAATGAACTTCGTCAAGTCAAACATAAaaactaggcttgtgtcgttcacgaactatgaactgttaggaataaaatcccatcaatgaccgaaatgaactgaatctttccgtgctcttagaatcggtctttgctcatttagttcagtataggatcggcgagcgcgagcatAAAAACTTGACGTCACGTCAACCTGTCCGAAATGACGTTTAGGGATTGTTGCCGTAGGAAAAATAAAACCATGTGTTGAAATGTGTTGAAATATACGGTTCTTGCACACGGCGCAAGtgatatagcctgtcaaccaaagtttggcagtagcaatgtacatcgaactaaagtatggtatccctataaaacgaacaaaaaccagcaatgtacgtcgaacagccacagaaattttttttcaaggcGCTCATTGGGCCTGCAGCATTGGAATGCCTCCCTAATAAAAAAAGCATATGAAACGCGTATACTCATCCTttacttccttacgaattagataatgtattaaaaagggacggatatagggtagttatttctctttttcgtaggtggaggtttccacagataagatacaaatgacacgcgaatatccaccgattttcaaaactagtgttgctagcccgcgatttttcaaatttgccgcctttttctagtgacaagatttggttgacggtctatagttATTCTGTAAATCTATGGCTATTCTGAGTTCATgctgaatttatttttttatttggcaACATTTGTATCTGTATTCTGTCAATTTCGATGTCtgtaaaatattgatattgtgCGTATGTTTTATATACTTGCTTAACCGTTATATTTAAATTAGATTGAAACTTGGTACagttttataatgtaattttgactaaaaTGTGTGCCCTTGTGTTGTGCTCTCATAAATTTAATCTTAAAATCAACCTCAATGATTGTAAATACATGACATTATATTACCACAGTCCGCAATACATGTAAGTagcttaacaaattaaaaaaaaacattagctTACAAATCACTGCTAACTTAAAGTCTACACCTACACtgtctataaaataaatatttctaaaaatatagCCTAAACTCAATGACAATctcaattataaaaaatattataaaattatacataaGTAGATGCTGTGGTAGGTAGTTAATAATCATAGTCTTCATAATAAATTTGAGTTCTATTAGCCAATAATCCTTTCTGAATCCTTCCACCTAAATCTGGATGTATTACTGTAAATAATTTCACCGCTCGATCTTGCAAATTTTTCGCCGCCCCACCCAAGCTGAACAGGATATTTGCAACCAACCGACTCCGTTCATCTTTTGTCATCTCTTGCGTGTACAGTTCAGTCGCTTGGTCAAAATTGTTTGGCAGATCTTGGTATATTTCTATCAACTGTGGCCGTTTTGGATCCTTGTACGGTTGGGGACCATTAAAAGTATTAGGAAAATAGTTTGGAATATCACGATCATTTTCCTTGAGCGGAGGTCTCCCGTCTCGGTTATAAGCCAGGGCTTGCGTTTGAATAGGACAATTTACTGGTATCTTATTAAAGTTAGCCCCTAAACGATAATATTGAGCATCCCTATAAGCCATTCTTCTAGCTTCAAATACTTTATCGGGGGCACCAAGTATTCCCGGTATCAGATTCGTGGGACTGAACGCTAATTGTTCGATTTCCGCGAAATAATTTATAGGGTTTTTGTTCAAAACAAATCTACCCACTGGTTTCAAAGGATAATCGTCTAAAGGAAGCGCTTTGGTGACGTCAAAAACATCAAAGCCTGCTTTCTTGACGTCATCTAAAGTTAAAACTTGAATGCTGACTTTCCAACTAGGAGGGTTACCATTGGCAATCGCATTATATAAATCTCTAGTAGCATAGTCAGGATCTTGTGCTGCAATTCTGCTAGCCTCTTCTGAACGTAAATTTTTAATACCCGCATCCGGTACAAAGTGCCATCTAACGAAAGTGGACTCTCCGTGCTTATTGACAACCTGGTATGTGTGAATTCCGAAGCCCGGCATGTGGCGGTACCCGTCAGGAATGCCACGGTCTCCGAAAACGAGCAAAAACATATACAAGCCTTCTGGCCTCAGAGTCAAGTAGTCCCAAAGCATGTTAACATCCATTAGGTTGGTAGCCGGGTTACGTTTCTGAGTTCGCACGAAAGCAGTAAATAGTAGAGGATCCTTATAAACGTAGATTGGTGTATTAAATCCAGCGATGTCGAAATTTCCGTCTTCTGTGTAAAATTTGATGGCAAATCCTCTAGCATCTCTGGATGTATCTATTCCTCCCCGTTCAACTACAACTGGAGAAAATCTGACAGCGACGGGTGTTTTCTTTCCTATTTGGCTAAACATTTTGGCTTTGCAGATGTCGGTGATGTCGTGGGTGACTTCGAAGTACCCGAAGGCGCCGCCGGCCTTGGCGTGGACGAGGCGTTCTGGGACCCTCTCCCGTACCAGGTGCGTGAGAGAGTCCATGAAGTATTCGTTGAAGAGCAAAGGTGAGTTTAGTGTATTTGTTGCTTCTTTGTATTCTATAGGCGCTCCTGCGCTCGAAGTCATTACTCCTATGGGTTTCTGAAAATGAACGAAGTTTGATGTTAGTGAGACGTGTTCGTGGTACAAAATGTCTAGTTAGTAGGCCACTTATCTGAGTACTTTTACAATGCAACACCTATGCAAATTATCTAAGCAAATattagtaagtaaataagtatgtaaaaCGGAAATAAATGctattcttttaattttaagaaCTTTAAAGTTATTCATGAGAAGTTTATCgatattattccattttctaaGTATACTACGTTAAACGAGAATACGTAGAAAAGGGCCCAAAAATCTTTTTAACGTTGAAAATTAACCATGCATGTTTGCAGAACTATGCGCAGCAAGTTAAAtagaatatacatatacaaacaGTTTTGTTGTATTAAAAACGTGTCCTGGAACGTGGATCCGCGTACGAAACTAATCGCGACACGCAAGAGGGTAcctaataagtaaatattattttttgtacgATCATGGCCGTATAATTAAATCGTAATTATTAAATatccttaaaaaaatatatcgtaattaCATTTTACAGATAAGTATGAACTCACCCCCGTTTTCTGTTTAAACGTAATAATTTGCTGTGACGCGACATTTTGTTGCACTTTGGCATTTGCAACCGCGAGCACGGCTAGTATTATCACTTTTAAcatttcttatttaatatatcgATAAAATTTCACGTCTAATCTACATTAAATTCCAATACCGTTTAGTCTGCCAACTGAATTGGGACTATTGGAGCACTGCGACCTTGCTGTCTTGACAGAAAgctaacaaaaaatataatgtataaGTTCAAACTTTCAGGCTTGCCCAATCACTCGCCGAGGGAAAGACGGTTTCAATACTTTCAGTTTTGTTCGGATTGCAAACTTATTTGATTCTGTCCATTGCATTCttattagaaaataaatataagaggATTGTTTGTTTATATGGGCTAATGTTAGTATTTATTGAGTTAGGGTGAATTAGTCGGCAACGTCACGTACCTATAGACTTAATAATTAATGGAAAAATTTAATGTAACCAACGAAAGTTTGAATTGTAGAAGTCCgttttggtccttcgaaccggataggTGATGCATGGGCGTTTTAAGTTCGcaagaattatattttttgtaagagCTTTATCATGACACTAAAATAGATAATGTGGATATACATATCGCTGTGAAAATACCGTAAGCCAAACACTTCAATAACAATTCGATTAAGGAAGTTAGTGCCTAGTTGCCCAGCCCagctaaatttattttatttatgtgtgCAGTGCAATCTGACATTTAATATGCCAACGTGCatattttctcaaaaacaaGTCTCCTAGATTGGTACCTATTGCCTATCCTGACTAATCTTGTTATATTAGATTTGGCGTTTTTTCTCAATGAATTAGTAGTGTTTTATAGTAAAAAGTTTATTGGCTACGAATGATTAGTTTCGCACCAATTAGAGTAACCTCCAACTATTCTTATTGTCTACCTTGAGGCCGTTTTACAAATCACTTGGTAAActgctaaataaaataatatctctTTTGAACtctacaatcacgcctgtaccccataaaaggggtaggcagagcacgtaactgctaaagttacagtgccactcttggcaaacaaggggttgaaagaaaacgaaactaacgtaacattgcagtgacaggttgctagcctctcgcctatgccacattttaccccatatcccacagtcgccttctacgacatccacggaagaatgggggtggtgaaattcttaacccgtcactacacgGGCAACGGGCATCAACACGGACATCAGaacggggggggggggtttaGGTACTATTAACATCAATTATATTATCTCAATGGCCAAAATCCTATCCCTAATTTGCCTACATCAAATACAGAACATTAGCTATCAGTACCTACAGCCACTCCATCAAGTTATATTAAAATCTAGAATTTGGCTACTTTTACTGCAATGATCACGTTTAACAAACTTAAAATGAttaaggtgcagcggggcaaatctcgactgagcggcaaatgtaactggtccattttttccatgttttacattattaaatagagtgtccaccggttatacatggtaggcgtgttcagtggatacatgtagaactagagatgggtaggggtgagtaaatactgagtatttacccgtaatttactcaaagcaccgagtaaatactcgtatttactcatttgggtgagtagaaactgttacctaaaaataatttaaaaaatgagatttaagtacttaatcgtgtttattttaactgtgtggacatttTTAtgtgagatttatattattagaagcttatgggagtcttagtttgtcgaaaaacaggtaatcattgtgagaaaaaaatagtgataatgtttagttagcagttttgttttaaaaaagcaggtatttacagtaaaagtatgagacttaaattaaattggtgttcaagataacggcatgacgttcggaagtgattgttaatgtggcacttacgaccttttattaagggaagaaaactcaaaaatggctcagctggtgacgtttaaagtactagttttgtgttttgtattatatgggcaataatttgacggtttctggatatttttccaacaacgaattcgaaagttataaaggtataaatattatttcggccttaattatcgttttattccaaaactgttcatattattaaaaaacttttttagaaacattcaattaatttttaaagacctatcagatgatgtataacacactggtaatttctgaattttatttttgtgaaaaatagttacatgtatggagagcacgtctttaaactaaaattcatataaatttgattacttaacttagtagccgataacaaaatacaccaatatttctaatttgtatttccatttcagcacgcgaaatagtttatacccaccaatttgagtaaaaacgagtaaatacgggtattttgagtaaatactgagtatttactcgatatttactcttgagtatttactcactacccatctctatgtagaactcaacacgcatcatagtgtaataaatgttatacttaatggaaaaaatgatttgctccgctgtaccttaaagtTTTACATATCAATGGGTTCAATTGTTTTGTTGGAGATgggcaacctgttactgcatTATCAcgatttcattttctttcaaccccttacaaAGAGTGGTTCTGAAACTTGGCAATTGGGGAATTCAGGCGCAAGTTTATGTTGTATCAACAATTGAAAATATTGAAACATAAGATTCATAACCGTTTGTATCAATGGTATGATACGTGATGTCTTCTTAGGAACCTTCGATTCAATATCGTGCTTAGACGCCATTTATATTTGCATTGCTGCGTTTGAGCCGCGCAATGGCGACTGTTGTTGCTTAGGCGTAATAAGTACCTTATAACCAATAATTCAGAAATCGTACATTTACATATCTCTTTTATTTCATTGAAGGCCTAAGAAGAGTGACAGAGACAGTACTTCGCTTTTCGCGCTAGGTTCTCAGCACTGAGGCTAGTAAGAAATCTTTACGTGCACGAAGTTTTTTCCCATTGAGCTTCTCAGAATTCCCAAGTGGATATGAAAAGGAAAAGCAAAGCTAGTCAACCATGCATGATAATAGATAGGTTTAGGAAATTAACCACCCGCAAAAACTCGTTGATTCAAATCTAACCTGAGGATCTGCCTGAATACCTATATCCTTCCACGGACATAATCGCAAAATGTTAGAATTTAGGATTGTAATACCTATAATGATAGGATTTAAGCCTGCGATACACATGCCTGTAGCTTGCACAACTGGCATGCCAGCCGCATACAAAATTACTGGCAAATGAACTGGCATGCAAGTATTTTATAAGTACGTGATTGGCATGCCAGTTGTGCAAGCTACAGGCATGTGTATCTCAGGCCTTATAGGCAAGTTTGTATATCGAaggaaggtataatttttatgTCAGTTTGACGTCCCTTTACGTGCTCTTTGGAGTCCTTTTGGTGGAACGGGTGGAACGCCTTTTTAGTTCCCTTTTTAGCGCATTTGCCAATCGGAAATTACGGTGTAGGTTTAGAAATTCGTGTCTTCTTGATTATAAAGCAATTGCAAAGCGTATGAGGAATAATAAATCATTATACCGTTATTATGCTATGTATTGCAAACTTGGTAAGAGGCCCATTCATTT of Leguminivora glycinivorella isolate SPB_JAAS2020 chromosome 5, LegGlyc_1.1, whole genome shotgun sequence contains these proteins:
- the LOC125226260 gene encoding catalase-like; translation: MLKVIILAVLAVANAKVQQNVASQQIITFKQKTGKPIGVMTSSAGAPIEYKEATNTLNSPLLFNEYFMDSLTHLVRERVPERLVHAKAGGAFGYFEVTHDITDICKAKMFSQIGKKTPVAVRFSPVVVERGGIDTSRDARGFAIKFYTEDGNFDIAGFNTPIYVYKDPLLFTAFVRTQKRNPATNLMDVNMLWDYLTLRPEGLYMFLLVFGDRGIPDGYRHMPGFGIHTYQVVNKHGESTFVRWHFVPDAGIKNLRSEEASRIAAQDPDYATRDLYNAIANGNPPSWKVSIQVLTLDDVKKAGFDVFDVTKALPLDDYPLKPVGRFVLNKNPINYFAEIEQLAFSPTNLIPGILGAPDKVFEARRMAYRDAQYYRLGANFNKIPVNCPIQTQALAYNRDGRPPLKENDRDIPNYFPNTFNGPQPYKDPKRPQLIEIYQDLPNNFDQATELYTQEMTKDERSRLVANILFSLGGAAKNLQDRAVKLFTVIHPDLGGRIQKGLLANRTQIYYEDYDY